A region of Nostoc sp. 'Peltigera membranacea cyanobiont' N6 DNA encodes the following proteins:
- a CDS encoding DUF6985 domain-containing protein yields the protein MMESPRSYYDAEFGQIILEDNYWTLAQCAILGDRRVRICVDFEQGQIGELSLLQREAIRQALALPPDVLSITAPLVLQNYDVYRDMIGDESMPLLANPIQVWDQVTFSYIYVEYDLDIATFKLIAECDWEPEHGLEVRFRNGVADDVDQIGETGR from the coding sequence ATGATGGAATCCCCAAGAAGTTATTACGATGCTGAGTTTGGACAGATTATATTGGAAGATAACTATTGGACTTTAGCACAATGTGCTATTTTAGGCGATCGCCGTGTACGGATTTGTGTGGATTTTGAACAGGGGCAGATTGGGGAACTTTCATTGCTTCAGCGTGAAGCTATTCGGCAGGCTCTAGCCTTGCCACCCGATGTGTTAAGCATTACTGCTCCTCTGGTGCTGCAAAATTATGATGTATATCGTGACATGATTGGAGATGAGTCAATGCCACTGCTGGCTAATCCCATTCAGGTCTGGGATCAAGTCACTTTCTCATATATTTATGTGGAGTATGACCTAGATATTGCTACCTTTAAGTTGATAGCTGAGTGTGACTGGGAGCCAGAACACGGCTTAGAAGTACGCTTTCGCAATGGAGTAGCAGACGATGTAGATCAGATAGGTGAAACAGGACGGTAA
- a CDS encoding molybdopterin-containing oxidoreductase family protein: MTSKGKKKTSRRGFLQGAAISTAALSAAELLKKEVADAASPGQDQAIPLPSTEFDFIQKSAALEPDKIVNSACQFCNSLCRLKVHLKDGRIIDVLGEPNDPVQAGGFCIKGPMMTQLVYNRFRLKSPMKRVGGNKGEADSKFEPISWDEALLIIASKFLALRDAGQARAIANKTSGRLPRGTGSLVGRYFSLLGSPNNTDVGPVCNDAGGNALAWTFGLGNFTNGYGIDDATKKEDLGSAKFFLFLGTNQAETHPVTFAYLLRSRVQTKAKLVVIDPRLTPTGAQADEWIAPKPHTDLALVLAMLYHIVTNNLYDTGFVKRWVLGFDELKNHLKSFSYTPEWAAKVTDVPASKIRSIAEAYAKTKPAAIFCNAGISHQLGAFDTYRCLTFLAAITGNIGIPGGGCNFMHNTWPGELNLPAIIGKTPSKDIALPVGPDYFAESIISGEPYQLKAIVTQGNPLLACSDTIKVQQAYRQLEFYVYTGLFMEESAYYADIILPVTSGFEMETVYMRRDDRAIRWQEQVVTPVGESKPDWHIWIDLAHATAKLDKRNPPEYWRDNFPDSWKDYRHLWATFLRNTPGMGGMTQQRLSQRTEPLRWPCPTVDHPGVSTLYLDHASWYEAASALNPDNIGKRFLTPSGKVEIYTPQLQSRLAEAGHSALPSFYTHPEVTGKHPTIEYTSELVKNPVNPQAQTQNVKIGKISSGKVHKQYPLMGITGRSSVVHFHSVTHWTYTGKQMNGVRLVQIHPEAAKKAGIKNGDEIIVESPRGAITGTALIWSGIREDTIFVPGWFGPGQKMAEEFGTPYYESVNILIDKQYYDNLSGQQAFKCFACRVKKA; encoded by the coding sequence ATGACATCAAAAGGCAAGAAAAAGACCTCACGGCGTGGTTTTCTCCAAGGGGCGGCTATTAGTACAGCTGCTTTAAGTGCAGCAGAGTTACTAAAAAAAGAAGTGGCAGATGCTGCAAGTCCTGGACAGGATCAGGCAATCCCTCTTCCAAGTACTGAATTTGATTTTATTCAGAAATCGGCTGCCCTAGAGCCAGACAAGATTGTAAATAGTGCTTGTCAATTCTGCAATTCTCTGTGCCGATTGAAAGTTCATCTCAAAGACGGACGCATCATAGATGTGTTAGGTGAACCAAATGACCCAGTGCAGGCTGGTGGCTTTTGTATTAAGGGGCCAATGATGACCCAGCTAGTTTACAATCGTTTTCGCTTGAAAAGCCCAATGAAGCGGGTTGGTGGAAACAAAGGTGAAGCTGATTCTAAATTTGAGCCAATTTCTTGGGATGAAGCACTTTTAATTATAGCTAGCAAGTTTTTGGCACTCAGGGATGCAGGCCAAGCCAGAGCGATCGCGAATAAAACCTCTGGCAGACTCCCACGGGGAACAGGTTCTCTGGTCGGGCGCTACTTCAGTCTGCTAGGCAGTCCTAATAATACCGATGTTGGGCCTGTATGCAACGATGCAGGTGGCAATGCTTTAGCTTGGACATTTGGCTTGGGTAATTTTACAAACGGTTACGGAATTGATGATGCGACTAAAAAAGAAGACTTGGGAAGTGCCAAATTCTTTCTATTTTTAGGTACGAATCAAGCGGAAACGCATCCTGTAACCTTTGCCTATCTTCTTAGAAGTCGTGTTCAGACTAAAGCCAAATTAGTCGTCATTGACCCGCGCTTGACTCCCACAGGAGCGCAAGCTGACGAGTGGATTGCACCAAAACCACATACAGACTTGGCTTTGGTTTTGGCAATGCTCTATCACATCGTGACTAACAACTTATACGATACTGGCTTTGTAAAACGATGGGTATTAGGTTTTGACGAACTGAAAAATCACCTAAAAAGCTTCAGCTACACACCAGAGTGGGCAGCCAAAGTGACGGATGTTCCAGCATCAAAAATTAGGTCGATAGCTGAGGCTTATGCTAAAACTAAGCCTGCTGCTATTTTCTGCAACGCTGGGATTTCTCATCAATTAGGGGCTTTTGACACTTACCGTTGTTTGACATTCCTAGCCGCAATTACAGGTAATATTGGTATTCCTGGTGGTGGTTGCAATTTCATGCACAATACCTGGCCAGGGGAATTGAATTTGCCAGCGATTATTGGTAAAACACCTAGCAAAGATATTGCGCTACCAGTTGGGCCAGATTATTTTGCAGAATCGATCATTTCAGGTGAACCTTATCAACTCAAAGCGATCGTTACTCAGGGGAATCCTCTGTTGGCTTGTTCAGACACAATTAAAGTACAACAGGCTTACCGTCAATTAGAATTTTATGTTTACACTGGATTGTTTATGGAAGAATCAGCCTACTATGCTGATATTATTTTGCCCGTAACCAGTGGTTTTGAAATGGAAACCGTTTATATGCGGCGGGATGATCGAGCAATCCGTTGGCAAGAACAAGTGGTTACTCCGGTAGGTGAGTCGAAACCAGATTGGCATATTTGGATTGATTTAGCACACGCTACAGCTAAGTTAGACAAACGCAATCCGCCTGAATACTGGAGGGACAACTTTCCTGATTCTTGGAAAGACTATCGTCATCTGTGGGCAACTTTTCTAAGGAATACTCCAGGAATGGGAGGTATGACCCAACAGAGACTATCTCAAAGAACAGAACCCTTGCGTTGGCCTTGTCCAACAGTAGATCATCCTGGTGTCAGCACACTTTACCTAGATCATGCATCTTGGTATGAAGCCGCATCAGCTCTTAACCCTGATAATATTGGTAAGCGATTCCTAACTCCCAGTGGGAAAGTAGAAATTTATACTCCACAATTGCAAAGTCGGCTAGCTGAGGCTGGACACTCTGCTCTACCAAGCTTCTATACCCATCCAGAGGTAACAGGTAAGCATCCTACCATTGAATACACATCTGAGTTGGTAAAAAATCCTGTGAATCCACAGGCACAGACTCAAAACGTCAAAATCGGAAAAATCTCTTCTGGGAAAGTACACAAGCAGTACCCACTGATGGGAATAACTGGTAGATCGAGTGTAGTTCATTTCCACTCTGTAACTCACTGGACTTATACAGGCAAGCAAATGAATGGTGTTCGCTTAGTACAAATCCATCCAGAGGCAGCAAAAAAAGCAGGGATTAAAAATGGTGATGAAATCATAGTTGAAAGCCCCAGAGGAGCAATCACTGGCACTGCATTGATTTGGTCAGGAATTCGAGAAGATACTATTTTTGTCCCTGGCTGGTTCGGGCCTGGGCAGAAAATGGCAGAAGAGTTTGGAACTCCCTACTATGAGTCAGTTAATATCTTGATAGATAAACAATATTATGACAATCTTTCAGGACAGCAGGCATTTAAATGTTTTGCCTGCCGAGTCAAAAAAGCATAA
- a CDS encoding GNAT family N-acetyltransferase, with translation MCLNDVVIARASLSDVTGIIKLAQANDAEHGGMLLGHFEPEAVMMTISKMPSVVARKDGQVVGFLLSWSKATANLPIVKVMLQAYAGTKDAYLYGPICVDETMRGQGIAAKMFAKLKDFLPEREGILFIKANNKASLQAHQKMGMCKMAEFIYQGTEFLVFAYNS, from the coding sequence ATGTGTCTCAATGATGTCGTGATTGCTCGTGCTAGCCTCAGCGATGTTACTGGAATTATCAAGTTGGCACAAGCCAATGACGCAGAACATGGTGGTATGTTGTTAGGTCATTTTGAACCAGAGGCAGTGATGATGACCATATCTAAAATGCCGAGCGTTGTAGCCCGCAAAGATGGGCAAGTTGTAGGATTCTTACTCAGTTGGTCAAAAGCAACTGCTAATTTACCAATAGTAAAGGTGATGTTACAAGCCTACGCTGGTACAAAAGATGCTTACTTATATGGCCCCATCTGTGTTGATGAAACTATGCGTGGGCAAGGTATTGCTGCGAAAATGTTCGCTAAATTGAAAGATTTTTTACCAGAGCGAGAAGGGATACTGTTCATCAAGGCAAATAACAAAGCATCACTTCAGGCACATCAAAAGATGGGTATGTGCAAGATGGCAGAGTTTATCTATCAAGGCACTGAATTTTTGGTATTTGCGTATAATAGCTAA
- a CDS encoding RpoD/SigA family RNA polymerase sigma factor has translation MPSPTTDLVRSYLKEIGRYPLLTPEQEITNARLVQQMMAIEQQRQAIALQLNREPTARELATLLGQTEAEVQSIVQQGQKAKHKMVTDNLRLVVSVAKKYQNHNLDFLDLLQEGALGLQRGVEKFDPNKGYKLSTYTYWWITQSITRAIADKSRTIRLPIHINEKLNKIRRIQQQLSQSLGRPPVVAEIAESLNLLPSQIRDYLQVSKSPVSLEMRVGDEGESELVDILPMDSISLDEQIAQELLHQDLSELLALLKPRQREVLTLRFGLEDNQELTLSQVAKRLNQSPETIRKTEHQGLKILRSHQNKIKDYLLN, from the coding sequence ATGCCCAGCCCAACTACGGACTTAGTTCGTTCCTACCTCAAAGAAATCGGACGCTACCCTCTGCTAACTCCTGAGCAAGAAATTACAAATGCTAGGCTTGTGCAGCAAATGATGGCGATTGAGCAGCAACGGCAAGCGATCGCACTTCAACTAAACCGAGAACCAACTGCAAGAGAATTAGCTACCTTGCTTGGGCAAACCGAAGCTGAAGTACAGTCAATCGTTCAACAAGGTCAAAAAGCTAAACATAAAATGGTGACAGATAACCTACGGTTGGTGGTTTCTGTTGCCAAAAAATACCAGAACCACAATTTAGATTTTCTCGACTTGCTCCAAGAAGGGGCACTGGGACTACAGCGTGGGGTCGAGAAATTTGACCCTAACAAAGGCTATAAACTATCAACCTATACTTATTGGTGGATTACCCAGTCAATAACACGTGCCATAGCAGATAAGTCTCGCACTATTCGTTTACCAATTCATATCAACGAAAAGTTAAACAAAATCAGGAGAATACAGCAGCAACTATCTCAGTCTTTGGGTCGTCCTCCAGTTGTAGCAGAAATTGCCGAATCGTTGAATCTATTGCCAAGCCAAATAAGAGATTACCTTCAGGTTTCCAAGTCTCCAGTTTCATTAGAAATGAGAGTGGGAGATGAGGGTGAAAGTGAACTAGTCGATATTTTACCGATGGATAGCATTTCTCTAGATGAGCAAATAGCTCAGGAGCTTTTACACCAAGACTTGAGCGAGTTGCTGGCATTGCTTAAGCCAAGGCAACGAGAAGTATTGACTCTACGTTTTGGATTAGAAGATAATCAAGAATTAACTTTGAGTCAAGTTGCAAAACGCCTAAATCAAAGCCCGGAAACAATTCGTAAAACTGAACATCAAGGTTTAAAAATTTTGCGCTCTCATCAAAACAAGATTAAAGACTATCTTCTTAATTAA
- a CDS encoding Uma2 family endonuclease, translating into MNVVTPKRFTIDEYHRLIELEFLKESDRIELIRGELIQMVAKGTPHTVCGSILCRQLDRLLGDRAVIRGQDPITLPNQSEPEPDVAVARGKDEDYLAHHPYPEDIFLVIEISDSTLDYDQTTKLKIYAEAAISDYWIVNLNVRQLERYSQPYQNAQGEFNYLSKQISLPHQSVAIPGFEDVLLDLNRVFPKVVNA; encoded by the coding sequence ATGAACGTTGTCACACCAAAACGATTTACTATTGACGAATATCATCGGCTGATTGAACTGGAATTTCTAAAGGAGAGCGATCGCATCGAGTTGATTCGCGGAGAACTAATTCAGATGGTAGCCAAGGGCACACCTCATACAGTCTGCGGTTCTATCTTATGCCGCCAATTGGATCGGTTGTTGGGCGATCGCGCCGTGATTCGCGGACAAGATCCGATTACTTTGCCGAATCAAAGTGAACCTGAACCAGATGTGGCGGTAGCACGTGGCAAAGACGAAGATTATCTCGCCCATCATCCTTATCCAGAAGATATTTTTTTAGTGATTGAGATTTCGGACTCAACCCTAGATTACGACCAAACAACAAAGTTAAAAATCTACGCAGAAGCCGCAATTTCTGATTATTGGATTGTCAACTTAAATGTTCGCCAACTTGAGCGTTATAGCCAACCCTATCAAAATGCTCAAGGTGAATTCAATTATCTCAGCAAGCAGATATCTTTACCACATCAGTCAGTAGCGATTCCTGGATTTGAAGATGTTTTATTAGACTTGAATCGGGTATTTCCCAAGGTTGTAAATGCCTAG
- a CDS encoding AIPR family protein: MPKTWNIKIDNYIQANPNCIIATAHVDSFPIDLPLEPNIREPNRKSATYRQIFDSLTTEPAKFFSRHSGIVLSANIAKPVKNKTELELEVLEANEGGSDGIINGGHTVLAFEQAKNYKYDLTEARVKVTIHIGLTEESAKDIALASNTTTPVDSRSKVNARGDYKFIKQYLAQLEQKEDRKFRIAYYQNQSGAPRNAQCNVTHLLKLLYCLDRNKYNPDGNKRTKHPAGMSLPSNITDAERERLTALLPLLTHALWIEQRLYEIIQDHISNPRRKGANDLASIDIRKTTLLPDSKYSFGFGAPTDLALPIIASYRVFLDKDYKWILPFNEFAEDFLQHLWNNYFRKYLVSEKTAGNTVGTKISRNQEIWESLYISAQSYLNQHLVKMVNSSKEEKSKVTQGTKGRVQAGNK; the protein is encoded by the coding sequence ATGCCCAAGACTTGGAACATCAAGATAGATAACTATATTCAAGCCAACCCCAATTGCATCATCGCCACCGCCCATGTAGACTCGTTCCCGATAGACCTGCCGCTAGAACCGAACATCCGCGAACCCAACCGCAAAAGCGCGACCTACAGACAAATCTTCGACTCACTAACGACCGAACCTGCAAAATTCTTCTCTCGCCACAGTGGAATCGTTCTGTCAGCTAATATTGCTAAACCTGTCAAGAACAAAACTGAACTAGAGCTAGAAGTCTTAGAAGCTAACGAGGGGGGCAGTGATGGGATTATCAACGGAGGGCATACAGTTTTAGCATTTGAGCAAGCGAAAAATTACAAATATGACCTAACCGAAGCCAGAGTAAAAGTTACGATTCACATCGGGCTGACTGAAGAATCAGCCAAAGACATAGCCCTGGCTTCAAATACTACAACGCCAGTAGATTCTCGCTCCAAAGTCAACGCCAGGGGTGATTACAAATTCATCAAGCAGTATTTAGCCCAGTTAGAACAGAAAGAAGATAGAAAATTCCGCATTGCCTATTACCAGAATCAAAGCGGCGCTCCCAGAAATGCCCAGTGTAATGTCACCCACTTGCTCAAGCTCCTTTACTGCCTCGACAGAAATAAATACAACCCCGACGGCAATAAACGAACCAAACACCCAGCAGGGATGAGTCTTCCAAGTAACATTACAGACGCAGAAAGAGAAAGATTAACCGCCTTACTGCCTCTCTTGACTCATGCTTTGTGGATAGAGCAAAGACTCTACGAAATAATCCAAGACCATATCAGCAACCCCAGAAGAAAGGGTGCTAACGACCTAGCATCAATTGATATACGTAAAACGACGTTGTTGCCTGACAGCAAGTATTCATTCGGGTTTGGTGCGCCAACTGACCTGGCATTACCGATAATTGCGTCTTATCGGGTATTTTTGGACAAGGACTATAAATGGATTCTGCCGTTTAACGAATTTGCTGAAGATTTTCTCCAACACTTGTGGAATAACTACTTCCGCAAATATTTGGTGTCGGAGAAAACAGCAGGTAATACAGTCGGTACAAAAATTAGCCGCAATCAAGAGATTTGGGAAAGTCTGTATATCTCAGCGCAGAGTTATCTAAATCAGCACTTGGTGAAAATGGTCAATTCCAGTAAGGAAGAAAAATCGAAGGTGACACAAGGTACAAAAGGGCGTGTGCAAGCAGGTAATAAATAA
- a CDS encoding toxin-antitoxin system TumE family protein, with amino-acid sequence MLIEDYFQQVEILIESSEIVKIFHVENEKRGMYEGFIRAKLEFKDNSLLHLREFVYVEIALDRKMYSYQYMNSENNLIFRYDNTEHHRKLNLTTFPHHKHDGSEDNIVKSDAPFLAEILKEIEKILV; translated from the coding sequence TTGTTGATTGAAGATTATTTTCAGCAAGTTGAAATTTTAATTGAATCCTCAGAGATAGTTAAAATATTTCATGTAGAAAATGAAAAAAGAGGAATGTATGAAGGTTTTATCAGAGCCAAACTCGAATTTAAAGATAACTCCTTGCTGCATTTGAGGGAATTTGTTTATGTTGAAATAGCACTTGATAGAAAAATGTATAGCTATCAATATATGAATTCAGAGAATAATCTAATTTTTCGCTATGACAATACTGAACATCACCGAAAATTAAATCTGACTACTTTCCCTCATCATAAACATGATGGGAGTGAGGATAATATCGTTAAATCAGATGCTCCTTTTTTAGCTGAGATCCTAAAAGAAATTGAGAAAATATTAGTATAA
- a CDS encoding RpoD/SigA family RNA polymerase sigma factor, producing the protein MSSLSPDMVRIYLQEIGRYPMLTADQEIAYGRQVQQIMAIEQRKNELTQQLAREPTMVELAVDVDKSELEIAQIQNLGQRAKQKMVTANLRLVVSIAKKYTNRNLEFLDLLQEGAIGLQRGVEKFDPNRGYKLSTYVYWWITQSITRAIAEKSRTVRLPIHITEQLNKIKKVQRELFQTLGRPASVVEIAETLDLQPSQIRDFLSSSKQPISLDVKIGDNQDTELSQLLPDEGISPDEHITKELLRQDINSLLESLKPTQREVLILRFGLENDQELTLAQIGEKLNVSRERVRQIQQQAITVLRRQKTEIQQYLVS; encoded by the coding sequence ATGTCCAGCCTGAGTCCAGACATGGTTCGTATCTATTTGCAAGAGATTGGTCGTTACCCAATGCTAACCGCAGACCAAGAAATTGCTTATGGGAGGCAGGTACAGCAAATCATGGCAATTGAGCAAAGAAAAAATGAACTCACCCAACAACTAGCTCGTGAGCCAACAATGGTCGAATTAGCTGTTGATGTTGACAAAAGTGAATTGGAAATAGCTCAAATACAAAATCTTGGGCAACGAGCCAAACAAAAAATGGTGACAGCAAACTTGCGTCTGGTGGTTTCGATTGCCAAAAAATATACTAATCGCAATCTCGAATTCTTAGATTTACTGCAAGAAGGGGCAATAGGTTTACAAAGGGGTGTAGAAAAATTTGACCCCAATCGCGGCTATAAGCTTTCCACCTATGTATACTGGTGGATTACGCAATCAATCACACGGGCAATTGCAGAGAAATCCCGTACTGTACGTTTGCCAATTCATATCACCGAACAATTGAACAAAATTAAGAAGGTACAGCGAGAATTATTTCAGACACTGGGTCGTCCAGCCAGTGTTGTAGAAATTGCTGAAACTTTAGATTTACAACCAAGCCAGATTAGGGATTTTCTCAGCAGTTCAAAGCAGCCAATTTCTCTAGATGTAAAGATTGGAGATAACCAAGACACAGAACTTAGCCAACTTTTACCAGATGAAGGCATATCTCCAGATGAACATATCACCAAAGAGCTTTTGCGCCAAGACATTAATAGTTTATTAGAATCACTCAAACCGACGCAACGTGAAGTATTAATTTTGCGTTTTGGGTTAGAGAACGATCAAGAACTAACTTTAGCTCAGATTGGAGAGAAATTAAATGTCAGTAGAGAACGAGTTCGCCAAATTCAGCAGCAAGCAATCACTGTTCTACGTCGTCAAAAAACTGAAATCCAACAGTATTTAGTTTCGTAA
- the patX gene encoding heterocyst-inhibiting protein PatX — protein MSFTPYTLVGTFVFCFLSLNNQIHTNKLSPTLLITYKTQQLFSEITKSNTPSTPVPYRGGGRRYLIEPFKNIEPLV, from the coding sequence ATGTCTTTTACACCCTATACTTTAGTCGGGACTTTTGTATTTTGCTTCCTAAGTCTTAATAACCAAATACATACAAATAAATTATCACCGACACTGCTGATTACTTATAAAACACAACAGTTATTTTCAGAGATTACCAAATCTAATACTCCTAGTACTCCTGTACCTTATAGAGGCGGTGGACGTAGATATTTAATTGAACCTTTCAAAAATATTGAGCCTCTTGTTTAA
- a CDS encoding heavy metal-binding domain-containing protein, whose protein sequence is MVAISGLSGNEIFCLRQQGMYPGDLVIGNSVFSLGLIGGISSGLKTIVGGEVSEVTSIIHEGRQKAYARMLAEAQKHGGIGITGVNNDLVQQVGNVEFLSIGSCVHQGDEKSEKLEFSTSADGQELYCQIDAGFVPKKFVFGNVAYSIGVGGGILGSLKSLKRGEIKEFSSIFNQTRHLALERIQSEALNIGANAVLGIQTSIIPFAGMQEMVMIGTASNHPALTVAWCQSPITSDLTNQEMWNLINLGYMPLKLVLGVSVYSLGFVGGITSAFKSFVRGEINELTTLIYEAREQAIANIATDARNSGADLVVGIKTYVYQLGSGIIEFMAIGTAVKKLPGITTHSTTLIPQAIISDRDTFVNTAEGTLITKLNQPS, encoded by the coding sequence ATGGTTGCAATCAGCGGACTCTCTGGCAATGAAATCTTTTGTCTTCGACAACAGGGTATGTATCCGGGAGATTTAGTCATTGGAAACAGTGTCTTTTCACTGGGACTAATTGGGGGAATTTCATCAGGACTCAAAACCATTGTTGGCGGAGAAGTCTCTGAAGTCACTAGCATCATTCATGAAGGAAGGCAAAAAGCTTATGCCCGAATGTTGGCTGAAGCACAAAAGCATGGCGGAATTGGCATCACAGGTGTTAACAATGATTTAGTCCAACAAGTCGGCAACGTAGAATTCCTCTCCATTGGCTCCTGTGTTCACCAAGGTGACGAAAAATCTGAAAAATTAGAATTTTCTACCTCTGCCGACGGACAGGAACTCTACTGCCAGATTGATGCCGGATTTGTACCGAAAAAGTTTGTCTTTGGCAATGTTGCCTACTCCATTGGAGTCGGCGGTGGAATACTTGGCTCCCTCAAAAGTTTAAAACGTGGAGAAATTAAAGAATTTTCCTCTATATTCAACCAAACCCGTCACTTAGCCTTAGAGCGAATTCAGTCTGAAGCCTTAAATATAGGTGCTAATGCTGTGCTTGGAATTCAGACATCAATTATTCCCTTTGCCGGGATGCAAGAGATGGTAATGATTGGTACTGCATCAAACCATCCTGCTCTTACAGTAGCATGGTGTCAAAGTCCTATTACCAGCGATTTAACTAATCAGGAAATGTGGAATCTGATCAACCTGGGTTATATGCCTTTAAAATTGGTTTTGGGTGTTTCCGTATATTCTCTTGGTTTTGTTGGAGGAATCACATCCGCATTCAAGTCCTTTGTCCGTGGTGAAATTAATGAATTAACTACATTAATTTACGAAGCACGCGAACAAGCCATTGCCAACATCGCCACTGATGCTCGTAATAGTGGCGCTGACCTCGTTGTTGGGATTAAAACTTATGTTTATCAGTTAGGTAGTGGAATTATCGAGTTTATGGCTATCGGCACTGCTGTCAAAAAGCTGCCAGGAATTACCACTCACTCCACTACTTTAATACCACAAGCAATTATTTCAGATCGAGACACCTTTGTAAACACTGCTGAAGGTACTCTCATAACCAAATTAAATCAACCCTCTTGA
- a CDS encoding TenA family transcriptional regulator — translation MTITCKLLLQNHAQDWQEATVHPFLEQCQLGIIQPQQFNTWLMQDYLFVVEFTRMVGRVLASAPPQHFDVILGGLAALKDELNWFQEKATQRQLNLNIKKQPTCREYCEYMQSLADKPYPVQATAFWAIELAYNQGWQLPGKMPAPYDEFAQRWGNSDFTKYVKLLSQQADEVLETAQEDIQKQAEESFLMVAKFEHNFWQMAFHTAQHESK, via the coding sequence ATGACTATTACCTGCAAACTTCTTTTACAAAATCACGCTCAAGATTGGCAAGAAGCAACTGTGCATCCCTTCCTAGAACAGTGTCAATTAGGTATAATTCAACCCCAGCAATTCAATACATGGTTGATGCAAGATTATCTGTTTGTTGTGGAATTTACGAGGATGGTAGGACGAGTATTAGCCAGCGCACCTCCACAACATTTTGATGTCATACTTGGAGGACTGGCAGCTCTTAAAGACGAACTTAATTGGTTTCAAGAAAAAGCTACCCAACGACAACTGAATCTTAATATAAAAAAACAACCAACCTGTAGAGAATACTGTGAATATATGCAGAGTCTTGCAGACAAGCCTTATCCTGTACAAGCAACTGCATTTTGGGCTATTGAATTAGCCTATAATCAAGGTTGGCAACTACCAGGTAAGATGCCTGCACCTTACGATGAATTTGCACAAAGATGGGGAAATAGTGATTTTACAAAATATGTAAAACTTTTGTCACAGCAAGCTGATGAGGTTTTAGAAACGGCACAGGAAGATATTCAAAAACAAGCTGAAGAATCTTTTTTAATGGTAGCAAAATTTGAACATAATTTCTGGCAGATGGCTTTTCACACAGCCCAGCATGAATCAAAATAG